Below is a genomic region from Fusobacterium canifelinum.
GATTTAATATAGGAGCTACATCTATTAACCTACCAAGAATAGCTATTAAAAATCGTGGAGATGAAGAAGGTTTCTATAAAGAGCTTGATAGAATTTTAGAAATCTGTAAAGACAACTGTCTATTTAGAGCAAGATATTTAGAAAATACTGTTGCAGAAATGGCACCAATTCTTTGGATGTCAGGGGCACTTGCTGAGAAAAAACCAAAAGATACAATTAAGGATTTAATTTGGGGAGGTTATTCAACAGTATCAATAGGTTATATTGGACTTAGTGAAGTTTCTCAACTGTTATATGGTAAAGATTTTTCTGAATCAGAAGAAGTTTATGAAAAAACTTTTAATATTTTAAAATATATGGCTGATAAAGTTCTTGAATATAAGCAAAAATACAATTTAGGTTTTGCACTATATGGAACTCCATCAGAATCATTATGTGATAGATTTGCAAGAGTTGATAAACAAGAATTTGGGGATATAAAAGGAATAACAGATAAAGGCTACTATGATAATTCTTTCCATGTTTCTTCAAGGGTAAATATCAGTCCATTTGAGAAATTAAGACTTGAAGCTTTAGGTCATAAATATTCAGCTGGTGGACATATTAGTTATATTGAAACTGATTCATTGACAAAGAATCTAGATGCAATACCAGATCTTTTAAGATATGCTAAAATGGTTGGAATACATTATATGGGAATAAATCAACCTGTTGATAAATGTCATATCTGTGGATACAAAGGAGAGTTTACTGCTACAAAAGAAGGTTTCACTTGTCCACAATGTGGAAACCATGATAGTAACGAAATGAGTGTAATAAGGAGAGTCTGTGGTTACCTATCTCAACCTAATGCTAGACCTTTTAATAAGGGTAAACAAGAGGAGATAATGAATAGAGTAAAACACAGTTAGAGAGATGAATTATTCAGGAATTAAATATGCGGATATGATTAATGGAAAAGGTATAAGGGTAAGTTTATTTGTAAGTGGTTGTACTCATTGCTGCAAAAATTGCTTTAATGAGGAAACTTGGAATGAAACTTATGGAAAAAAGTTTACTGAAAAAGAGGAAACTGAAATTATAGAATATTTTAAAAAGTATGGTAAAACAATAAAGGGTCTTTCACTTTTAGGTGGAGACCCTACTTATCCTAAAAACATTGAACCTCTTTTAAAATTTATAAAAAAGTTTAAAGAAAACTTACCTGATAAAGATATTTGGATATGGAGTGGTTTCACTTGGGAAGAAATATTAGAAGATGAAAATAGATTTTCTCTAATAAAAGAATGTGATGTTCTGATAGATGGAAAATATGTAGATAGCCTAAAAGATTTGAATTTAAAATGGAGAGGCAGTTCTAATCAAAGAGTTATTGATATAAAGAAAAGTTTGGAAAAAAATGAAGTTATTGAATATATTTAATTTATTGGCTACTAGACAGTCATTATTGTTTCACAAGCTGTCATAGTAGCCTTTATTTTTTATTTGTAGTAATATATATTTTAAAGTATAATAAAAATAAAAATCTAAGGTGAAAATATGAATGTAAAACAAGTGGCAATAAATTTAATATCACAGGTAGATAAAGGTGCTTATTCAAATATAGCTTTAAATGAAACTTTTAAAACTTTGAATATAAATTCAAAAGAAAAAGCATTTATAACAGAAATTTTTTATGGTATTATAAGAAATAAAAAATTTTTAGATTATATAATAGAAAAAAACACCAAAGAGGTAAAAAAAGAATGGATAAGAAATCTTTTGAGAATTTCTATCTATCAAATTACATTTATGAATAGTGATGATAAAGGAGTAGTTTGGGAAGCAACTGAACTTGCTAAGAAAAAATATGGAGTGCCTATTTCAAAATTTATAAATGGTACTTTAAGAAATTATTTAAGAAATAAAGAGTCAGAGTTAAAAAAATTAGATGATGAAAAAAATTATGAGGTTCTATATTCTATTCCAAAATGGTTTTATGATATATTAGAAAAACAACATGGAGAAAATAATTTAAAACAAGCTATCACAAGTTTAAAGAAAATTCCTTATTTATCAGTAAGAGTAAATAAATTAAAATATTCAGAAGAAGAGTTTGAAGAATTTTTAAAAGAAAAAGATATTCAAATTATTAAGAAAGTTGATACAGTATACTATGTAAATTCAGGTTTAATAATAAATTCAGAAGAATTTAAAACAGGAAAGATAATTGCACAAGATGCTTCATCATATTTAGCAGCCAAAAATTTAGGAGCTATGCCAAATGAATTAGTCTTAGATATCTGTGCTGCACCTGGAGGAAAAACTGCTGTTCTTGCTGAAGAAATGAAAAATAGTGGGGAAGTTATTGCAATAGATATTCATCAACATAAGATAAAACTTATTGATACTAATATGAAAAAATTAGGAATAAATATAGTAAAAGCTATTGTAATGGATGCTAGAAATGTCAATAAGCAAGGTAGAAAGTTTGATAAAATCTTAGTTGATGTGCCTTGTAGTGGCTATGGTGTTATAAGAAAAAAACCTGAAATTCTATATTCTAAAAATAGAGAAAATGTTGAAGAATTAGTAAAATTACAATTAGAGATTTTAAATTCAGCAACAGATATATTAAAAGATGGAGGAGAATTGATTTATAGTACCTGTACCATAACTGATGAAGAAAATACTAACAATATCAAAAAATTCTTAGAAGATAGAAAAGAATTTAAGGTAGAAAAATTGTATATTCCTGAAAATGTTTTAGGAGATTATGATAAACTTGGTGGTTTTTGTATAAATTACAAGGAAGAAATTATGGATAATTTTTATATTATAAAATTGAAAAAGGGAGAAAAATGTTAGAAGAATTAAAAGAAGCAAATGAATATATTTCATCAAAAATTGATAAATATAAAAGCCCAAACTTAGAGTTAATAAAAGAAATTGAAAAAGATGCAGAAATAAATAATGTTCCTATAATAAGTAAAGAAATTAGAGAATATCTTAAATTTATCATAAGGACTAATAAAAATATTAAAAATATTTTGGAAGTTGGCACTGCAACAGCGTATTCTGGAATTATTATGTCAGAGGAAATCCAAGATAGAAATGGAATTTTAACAACAATAGAAATTGATGAAGATAGATTTAAAATAGCTCAATCTAACTTTAAAAAATCTAATTTAAAAGGAATAGAACAAATTTTTGGAGATGCAACAGAAGAAATTGAAAAAATAAATAAAAATTTTGATTTTATATTTATTGATGCAGCTAAGGGACAGTATAAGAAATTTTTTGAAGATTCTTATAAGCTTTTAAATGAAGGAGGCATAGTATTTGTTGATAATATCTTATTTAGAGGTTATTTATATAAAGAAAGCCCTAAAAGATTTAAAACTATAGTTAAAAGATTAGATGAATTTATAAATTATCTTTATGAAAACTTTAATTTTATCTTACTACCTATTTCTGATGGGGTTGGACTTGTCTATAAACAAATTAAAAAATCCTAATAAATTTGTACAAGAAATATAGGGAAATTATTTCTTCAAAAATATATAATTGTTTTAAGAAAGGTGGAGGAAGATGAATATTATTAAATTCTTTAATCAGACCATAGACTACATTGAAACAACCCTAGAAGACAAGATTGATGAGAAAAAAATAGTTCAATTATCTGGATATTCATATCCTATGTTTAGTAGAATTTTTTCTATATTAACTAATTATTCATTAAGTGAGTATATTCGTTTAAGAAGATTAACAAAAGCAGCATTTGACTTAAGAGAAAATGAAGAAAAAGTTATCGATATTGCCTTTAAATATCAATATGAATCTCCTGATTCTTTTTCACTTGCTTTTAAAAAATATCATAATTGTACTCCTATGGAAGTAAAACAAGGTAAGGATTTTAAAATTTTCTCTCCTATTCACTTATCGTTGACAATTAAAGGAGGAAAAGTTATGGAAATTTCAATTAAAAAGAAAGACAAATTTATAGTTGGAGGTGTCAAAGCTGAAAATATTGAAACTGTTCAATGTCCAAAAGTTTGGGAAGAACTATTTAAAAAAGTAAGTTTTGATGCTTTAGAAAAGTTAGGAAATGGAAACTCTTATGGAGTATGTTATGAAACAACAAGTTCTAAGTCAATTAATTACATAGCTGCCTTTGATGTTAAAAATGTGTCTGATGCTAAAAAACTAGGATTAGATACTATGGAAATCCCAGAAGCAGAATATGCTGTTGTTAAACTTAAAGGAAAAATTCCAAACTGTATTCATGAAGGTTGGAAATATGTAATGGAAGTATTTTTTCCAGAACATGGATATAAGCATGCAGGGACTCCTGATTTTGAAGTTTACACTGAAGGCGATATGGAAAGTGATAACTATGAAATGGAGCTTTGGGTTCCTATTATAAAAGCTGAATAAAAAATATAACTGATTGTAATTTTTTTACAATCAGTTTTTTTGCTGATATTAAAGGATTTATAGAAATAAAATAAAAAATTTAAAAAAATAAATTTTTTTTAAACTATTTTATAACTTTCACTGTCAAATAAGTATACAGATAAAATTGATAAAATACCCCCCTAACAATGAGCAGTATAATATTGAAAATACGATAATTATAACTGCTCATTTTATTTTTTTAAAATTTTAAAACTTTTATAAATGTTTTAAAGTCTAACATAGTAGAATATAATTTTTAGTATTTCATTTATAGAAAATAAACAAAAGATTAGTACATAAAGAAAATAGATGAAATACTAGGTAATTATATAAGAAAAAGGCTGTTACAAATATTTGTAACAGTTTTTTTTTCGTGTTATTCTCTTTTTAAATAAATTTTTCCAGTATTATAAATTTCATCCTTTGTTTTAACTCTTCCTAAATCAATAACTAATTCTTCAGGAACGTCTTTTTCTAAATAAATATCTACACATCTACCATAAATACCTTTATTTAAATCTCCATCAGGATTGATATTTGTTTTTAAAACAGCTATTTTGTTTCCATTATTATCAGTAATCACAGGAGTATCTAGCAATTTAAATGTTCTATTATATTCTGGATCCCAGTAATATCTTGAGCCATCTTTTATATCTTCTCTTTCAACTAAAACAGTCAATATATTTTTTTCAGTTTTTCTTATTCTGACATAAATCCTTCCACCTTGTTTAGGGTTACCTTTATAAGGTTCTGTCAAATATATATCTGTACTTTCAGAATTATAAGCTTTTATCCCTGATCCTTCAGTTCTTACTACATAATAATGTTGCATACAAGCATTTAATAAAAAAGTTAAAAATAAAGCACATAAAATTTTTTTCACAATAATCCCTCCATTTATTTTTTATAAATAGCTAGTAATTACTATAAATCTAACATATATTTTTTATTTTATCAAGGCTTATTTATTTTTTAAATATTCAGCAATAGCTGCAACATCTTTATCTCCACGACCAGAAATATTAACAATGATAATTTTATCTTTATCAAGTTTTGGAGCTCTTTTAATAACTTCTGCTAAAGCATGAGAACTTTCAATAGCAGGAATAATTCCCTCTTTTTTAGTTAAAAGTAATAGAGCATTAACAGCTTCATCATCAGTTGCAGGTACATATTCTGCTCTTTTACTATCTCTTAAAAAGGCATGTTCTGGACCAATACCTGGATAATCTAAACCAGGAGATATAGAGTAAACAGGTTTTACAGTGCCATCTTCATTAAATAGAGCATAAGTTTTCATCCCATCTAATACTCCTACTGTTCCTAATGTAAGAGTTGCAGCATGTCTATCAGTATTTATTCCTTTTCCTGCAGCTTCAACTCCGACTAATTTTACTTCTTTATCAGGTATAAATTCTGCAAATGCACCAATAGCATTAGAACCTCCACCTACACAAGCAATTACCATATCAGGTAAACGATTTTCTTTTTCTAAAATTTGTCTACGAGCTTCTTGACTGATGACTCTTTGAAAATCTTTAACCATACTTGGATAAGGATGAGGACCAACAGCAGAACCAAGTACATAGAAAGTATCATCTATATTATTTATCCAAGCTTCAAATACAGCATCAACAGCTTCTTTTAATGTTCTCTCTCCTTCTTCAACAGCATGAACAGTTGCTCCCAACATTTCCATACGAAAAACATTAAGTCTTTGTCTTTCTACATCTAGTGCTCCCATGTAAATATCACATTGCATTCCAAATTTTGCAGCAGCTGCAGCAGTAGCAACTCCGTGTTGTCCTGCCCCTGTTTCTGCGATAACTTTTTTCTTACCCATTCTTTTTGCAAGTAAAATTTGCCCTATAACATTATTTAATTTATGAGCACCTAAATGGTTTAAATCTTCACGCTTTAAATAAATCTTTGCCCCACCTAAATAATTTGTTAGGCTTTCTGCAAAGTATAAAGGAGTTTCTCTACCTGAATAATCTTTTAAGTAATGATGGTATTCTTTTAAAAATTCTTCATCATCCTTATATTTATTATATGCCTCTTCTAATTTATCTAATGCTTTTTGTACTACTTCTGGAACATAACTTCCACCAAATTCTCCAAAATAACCTTTTTTGTTTTCTGTTGTCATAATTTTTTCCTCCTAGATTTTTATTTTGATAATATAAAACTCTAAAAAGAAAAGCCACATAGTTAATTAATTTACCATGCAGCTTTTATCCATATATATTAAGGATTTCTATATCGCTGACATAGATACTTTTTAGAGTAAACTAAAAGTTGTATCTATGTCTAAAACATACACACAACTTTACCTATGCCAGTTTTGCCAATATCTCATAGTTGTTGGTATTTGTTTCATTGCGACTTCCTCCTTTTGATTTAAAATTTTTATTAGTATACACAATTTATAAAAAAATTGCAAGAAAAATTTCTGAAATTTTTTAAATTTTTTCATTTTCTAAAAGTATAAGAACTTTCTTTAGGTTATCATTTAGTTTATTTTTTTCTTTTAATAATGTTAAAAAACTTTTTAAAGGTTTCTTTAAAGGTAAATCCATTCTTGAATAAGCAAATTCTACTAAATTATCAGGAATTTTATAATAAACTTCAGCAATACTACAAGCCATACAGGCAATGGTATCTGTATCGCCACCTGCAAAAAGTGCAGTTCTTAAAACATCTTCAAAATCTTTTCCTTCTAAAAATGCTTGAATAGCAACAGGTACTGTAATTTGAGAGCTTGCTCCATAATTACTTTCTTCTTCAACAATCTGTGAGATAGGTTTTAAAATATACTCGAACTTTTCTTCAATATATTTTTTAATTTCATCTTTACTTTTCTTATGACTTGCTAAATAAATTGCTGAAGCAACAGCACAAGCACCTTTTATTCCTTCTGGATGATTATGTGATACAGAAGCTGTAATTTCAGCATATTTATTTACATCTTCAAGATTATCATATAGCCAAGCAACAGATGAAACTCTCATACCTGAACCATTTCCAAAACTATTATATGGCTTAGGATTTTCTTCTCTTAACCAATGACTAAATTGTTTTCCATAACGAGAATAAGGGTAAATTTGTCCAAATTTCTGCATTTCCTTTATTAACTCTTTTTGAATAATTAAAATTTCTTTTTCTTGATAAGTATTAACCAAGGCTTGTCCAACTGCAATAGTCATTATAGTATCATCTGTACATATACTATAAGGTGTGAATAATTCAAAATTTTTACTTTTAGCTTTCTTTATTTTCCCTTCATAAAAACTTCCAATAACATCTCCAATTATCGCTCCTATCATTTTTTCCTCCTAATCTAATAAATTCTTTGTAGCACTTTTTTGAAAGTAAATACATATCTTCTTTCTTTAAAGGTTTTACTAAGATCCTTCTTGCATCTATATATCTATAACTATCTTTTGGTAACATTTTTATAAAAGTATTATATTCAACTGAATTAGATAAAAAATACTTATTTTGTGTATCTTTAATTGATAAAGCAAAATCTATTTTATATTGTGACTTTTCTGACAAGTTTCTATTAAAAAAATCAAGATTTGGGTTTAAAAATAGAATAACTTCTTTATTTTCATAGATAGTATATGAGATACTTTTTAATTCCTTTCTTTCAAATCTTTCAGCCTCCTTTTTATCTAATTCCTTTTTTATCATATAAACTGTTTGCTCAAAAGTCTTAATTTGATCTTTTGATTTTTTAATTTTTTCTACTATCTCTTTATTAAAAAAAATATAATTTATATTTGTATCAATAAATGCTGAAATATGGTTACTTAAATAATTTAAACCAGCAAGTATACTTTTATCATAAGGATAATTTTCAATATTTTCTCTTGCATAGATTTCTCCATCTTCAGTTCTTATATCTGTATTTAATATTTTAGATAATTTTATTATATATTTTATAGCTTCTTCCCAATCTTTTCTAGCACAAGGGCTAAAGATTCTAACACCATAATTAGAAAAGAATCTATCATAAAATACTTCAAAGCCCCTGATACAATTTTTTTTCCATATTCTTACTGCTCCTATTGCAGACAATGGATATTCAAGTAAATTTTCATCCATACTAAGTTCTGCATTATTTTCTTCATAGTTATTAATTATTTTTCTTTCATCTGAATAATTATTCTTATCAAAAAATAAAGCATCTATTATTTCTTGACTTAAAAAATATGGATGGTTATTTCCTACATTTATACGAGAGAGAATTTTGTAATCTTCCTCCTTATCTTTTATTTCTAAATCTTTATTATAGTCTTCAACTTTTTCATCAAAGTCTACATCATAATCTGGAATATCTTGAAATTTAAAACTATCAAATTCACCTGTAAGCTTTAAAATTTTTTTTATACTTATTTTCTTGTTACTATTCAATAGAAATATTTCACTCATATTTCCCCCTAAAAGTTTTTACAAAACGAAATCCAATATCCATACAAGAGCTTATTGAAGGATATGAAAAAATAAATGGATAAAAATCCTTAGGATCAGAATAGAAAGACCCACCCATTATTACCTTATACATATTATCAAAAGTACTTCCTTTTTCTTCTTTAAAATTTTTAAATTCATACCTTTGATTATGACACCATTCATATACATTTCCTATACAATCAAAAATTCCAAGCTCATTTGGTATTTTTTCAGCAATATTATGAGTGGTAAGAAGTGAATTATAACGATACCAAGCAATTTGATCTAAATTATCACTTTTATGAAAAATGTGACCAAATGTTCCTTTATTGATAGCTTTTTGTCCACCTCCAGCAAACCACTCCCATTCTATTGAAGTTGGAAGCCTATATCCTTCTGTTTTACTAAAGTCTCCTATTTTTCCATTTTTATTTATTAAAAAATCTTCATAATAATTGATACTTTTTTCATCATCTAATTGATTTATATACAATTTTGCACTTTTTATTTGACTTAAGTCATAAACAGGTTTTAATCCTTCTAATTCACTTAATTTATTACAGAATTGTAGTGTGTGCCACCAAGTAATATTTTCAACTGGCTTCATTCCTAGAATATCTTCTACTAGACTTGGATTTCTTCCCATTACATCTGTCCATAATTTCTGTGTAACTAAATACTTTGAAACTTCTAAATCAAAAGTTTCAACCTCTATATTATTGTTCTCAAAAAGTTTATATTTTCCACCTTTTACAAAAACCATATCTTCTCTCATATAATTCCTCCAATATTATTTATATAAATTTAATATTTTTTGAAATTCTTTTTTTAATTCTTCTCTTAATGAAATAGGCTCTAAAATTTCAACTTCTGCATAAAACTGTGGAAAATAAACTTTTGCCATCTTTTCACTACATTGAAAAGTATAAATATCATTTTCTTTTGAAATTAATCTAGGCCTATTAACTAATGCTTTTTCATATCTTTTTACTCCTCTTTCAGTAAATTTTACTTTTACTTTTTTATTAAAAGATAAAAATGGATCAAATGACTCTTGTACATTATTTATATAAAGACTATCTTTTCTTTCTAACTTAACATCTAAAAGTTTAATATCCTTAATTTCGGAAACTCTGAATGCTCTATAATCATTAGCTACTTCACAATAACAAAATAGATAGGATCTTTCTTCTTTATTAGCAATGCAAATATGATATGGATTTACTGTTCTTATTTTAGAATGATATTCAATAATAATTTTTTTATTAAATTTAATAGCATTTTCTATATCTTCAAAATTTCTATTGAATATAATTCTTTCTCTTATATACCTTAAATTATTGATATAAGTGAAATATATATTTCTAAAATACTCACTCTCTTTCTCAAATTTCTTCTCTTTTTTTAACTGTTCTAATATTTTTTCATTAGTTTTTGATAAATTAAATTGCACTCTTTCAGAAGAACTAGTTTTAAAATCAAGTTTTCTCAATATAGTTTTTCCCAAATAATAACTTAAGATTTTATTTCCTAATTCCCCCGATTTTAATCTAAAATATTCCATATCACCAACTAAAATCTCATATATAAAACTTGGTATAACAAAACCTACTTTTTTCATTTCTCCACCTCATTATTATTTTATATATCAATAGAATACAACTTTTTTTAATATTCTTCAAGGAATGGTAAAATTTTATTTTAGTTCCCTAAAATAAAATTAAAAATTTAGAAATATATTGGTATTAATAAGTAAAAAATTATGAATATTTATAAAGTCGTTCCCTTCAATGGAATTAAACTTATAAAAAATGTTAATTTTAATTGAAATGCAATATTTTTTTAGATATAATATAGGAAATAATATTGTTGGAGGGGATTATTTATGAGTGAAGTATGGAGATTACAGACTAAAACTGAAGTTAGTAAAAAAAATAAGTTGGAAAATGAAGTAGCTAAATATTGTAAAGATAATAAACTTATTGCTCTTGGTTGGACACTTAAAGAAGATATATATAATTCTTCTAAAAATAAAAAAGAAATTGATAATAAAGCTAAAAATATAAAAGAATTTTCAGATTATGAGAAGATTATTAAAGAATACAACTTTTTTGATGATAAAAAGGGAAAAAATAATATTAATAATGTTAAGAGATTGAATTGTGATTTAACTAAAAATAAAGAGAAGCAAGGAAATGAAAATTTGATATGGCTAAAATTAGATGGAGAGTATTATTTAGCAAAGATAAGTAAAGATAGTAAATATATATATAATCAAGATAGTTATGTACTTAATAATCTAGGAGCTTCTAATCAATTAACAAATATAAAGTGGCATAAGATTGGGGATGAAAGCGATATTCCAGGTTGCATTTCTACATCTTTTATTAGGGGACAAGCATTACAAAGAATTCAAAAAGATATAGCCTTAAAAATTTCTCAAATATTATATAATAAATACATAGAAAGTGGTTATTATTTAACTACTAAAATAAAAAATAATAGTAAAAATTTTTATAGTTTGCTTTCACCAAAAGACTGTGAAGACTTATTATATTTTTGTTTTTATCATAAATTTAAATATGTTGCTATTCCTAGTACAAATAAAACTAATACTCAAACTTATGAATTTGTGATGTTAAGTCCTAAAAATCGTGAAAGGAAAATCTACATTCAAGTTAAAAATGGCGATAGTGAAAAAACAGATTTATATTTAGAAAGTTTTAATGATTTAGATGGAAAGGTTTATCTTCTTACAACAGATGGAAAAATTTATGAAAATAAAGAGAAGAAAGATAAAAAAGAAACATTACAAATAGAATTTAAAAATAATTCATTTATGGAAAGAATAGGAACTACAAATAGTAATAAGAAAATTTATGCTGTAAATCCAGAAGCTCTTTTTGAATTTGCCCAAAAAGCATATAAAGATAAGAGTATTTTAATGCCACACTCAATTTTACAATGGTTTGAGTATTTAGAGTAAAAGGAGTAACTATGTCTAATATAATTGTAGTTATATGGGATTTTGATAAAACATTAGTTGATGGATATATGCAAGACCCTATTTTTGAGAAATATGGTGTTGATGCTAAAGAATTTTGGGAAGAAGTCAATTCCTTACCAAGTAAATACTGGAATGAGCAAAAAGTAAAAGTTAATAATGACACTATTTATCTAAATCATTTTATTAATAAAACAAAGGAAGGGATATTTAAAGGCTTAAATAATGATTTACTTTTTGAATTAGGAAAAGAATTAAAATTCTATAAGGGAATTCCTGAAATATTTGAAAAGACAAAAGACATAGTTAAGCAAAATTCTAGTTTTCAAGAATATAATATCAAAGTAGAACATTATATTGTTAGTACAGGAATGAAAAATATGATAGAGGGTTCTACAATCAAAAAACATGTTGAGGGTATCTGGGGCTGTGAACTAATTCAAACAAAAGATAAAGATGATAATTGGGAAATCAGTGAAATAGGATATACTATTGATAATACTTCAAAAACAAGGGCTATTTTTGAAATAAATAAAGGTATTAATAAAAATCCTGAATATGATGTTAATGCAAAAATTAATGAAGGAAATAGAAGGGTTTTATTTAAAAATATGATATATATAGCTGATGGGCCAAGTGATGTTCCAGCTTTTTCAGTAATAAAAAAAGGTGGTGGCTCAACTTTTGCGATTTACCCAAAATCTGATCTTAAAGCATTTAAACAAGTAGAAAAATTGAGAGAAGATAATAGAGTTGATATGTATGCAGAAGCTGATTATTCTGAG
It encodes:
- the nrdG gene encoding anaerobic ribonucleoside-triphosphate reductase activating protein translates to MNYSGIKYADMINGKGIRVSLFVSGCTHCCKNCFNEETWNETYGKKFTEKEETEIIEYFKKYGKTIKGLSLLGGDPTYPKNIEPLLKFIKKFKENLPDKDIWIWSGFTWEEILEDENRFSLIKECDVLIDGKYVDSLKDLNLKWRGSSNQRVIDIKKSLEKNEVIEYI
- the rsmB gene encoding 16S rRNA (cytosine(967)-C(5))-methyltransferase RsmB, with translation MNVKQVAINLISQVDKGAYSNIALNETFKTLNINSKEKAFITEIFYGIIRNKKFLDYIIEKNTKEVKKEWIRNLLRISIYQITFMNSDDKGVVWEATELAKKKYGVPISKFINGTLRNYLRNKESELKKLDDEKNYEVLYSIPKWFYDILEKQHGENNLKQAITSLKKIPYLSVRVNKLKYSEEEFEEFLKEKDIQIIKKVDTVYYVNSGLIINSEEFKTGKIIAQDASSYLAAKNLGAMPNELVLDICAAPGGKTAVLAEEMKNSGEVIAIDIHQHKIKLIDTNMKKLGINIVKAIVMDARNVNKQGRKFDKILVDVPCSGYGVIRKKPEILYSKNRENVEELVKLQLEILNSATDILKDGGELIYSTCTITDEENTNNIKKFLEDRKEFKVEKLYIPENVLGDYDKLGGFCINYKEEIMDNFYIIKLKKGEKC
- a CDS encoding O-methyltransferase translates to MLEELKEANEYISSKIDKYKSPNLELIKEIEKDAEINNVPIISKEIREYLKFIIRTNKNIKNILEVGTATAYSGIIMSEEIQDRNGILTTIEIDEDRFKIAQSNFKKSNLKGIEQIFGDATEEIEKINKNFDFIFIDAAKGQYKKFFEDSYKLLNEGGIVFVDNILFRGYLYKESPKRFKTIVKRLDEFINYLYENFNFILLPISDGVGLVYKQIKKS
- a CDS encoding AraC family transcriptional regulator, which encodes MNIIKFFNQTIDYIETTLEDKIDEKKIVQLSGYSYPMFSRIFSILTNYSLSEYIRLRRLTKAAFDLRENEEKVIDIAFKYQYESPDSFSLAFKKYHNCTPMEVKQGKDFKIFSPIHLSLTIKGGKVMEISIKKKDKFIVGGVKAENIETVQCPKVWEELFKKVSFDALEKLGNGNSYGVCYETTSSKSINYIAAFDVKNVSDAKKLGLDTMEIPEAEYAVVKLKGKIPNCIHEGWKYVMEVFFPEHGYKHAGTPDFEVYTEGDMESDNYEMELWVPIIKAE
- a CDS encoding membrane lipoprotein lipid attachment site-containing protein, translated to MKKILCALFLTFLLNACMQHYYVVRTEGSGIKAYNSESTDIYLTEPYKGNPKQGGRIYVRIRKTEKNILTVLVEREDIKDGSRYYWDPEYNRTFKLLDTPVITDNNGNKIAVLKTNINPDGDLNKGIYGRCVDIYLEKDVPEELVIDLGRVKTKDEIYNTGKIYLKRE
- the trpB gene encoding tryptophan synthase subunit beta gives rise to the protein MTTENKKGYFGEFGGSYVPEVVQKALDKLEEAYNKYKDDEEFLKEYHHYLKDYSGRETPLYFAESLTNYLGGAKIYLKREDLNHLGAHKLNNVIGQILLAKRMGKKKVIAETGAGQHGVATAAAAAKFGMQCDIYMGALDVERQRLNVFRMEMLGATVHAVEEGERTLKEAVDAVFEAWINNIDDTFYVLGSAVGPHPYPSMVKDFQRVISQEARRQILEKENRLPDMVIACVGGGSNAIGAFAEFIPDKEVKLVGVEAAGKGINTDRHAATLTLGTVGVLDGMKTYALFNEDGTVKPVYSISPGLDYPGIGPEHAFLRDSKRAEYVPATDDEAVNALLLLTKKEGIIPAIESSHALAEVIKRAPKLDKDKIIIVNISGRGDKDVAAIAEYLKNK
- a CDS encoding ADP-ribosylglycohydrolase family protein: MIGAIIGDVIGSFYEGKIKKAKSKNFELFTPYSICTDDTIMTIAVGQALVNTYQEKEILIIQKELIKEMQKFGQIYPYSRYGKQFSHWLREENPKPYNSFGNGSGMRVSSVAWLYDNLEDVNKYAEITASVSHNHPEGIKGACAVASAIYLASHKKSKDEIKKYIEEKFEYILKPISQIVEEESNYGASSQITVPVAIQAFLEGKDFEDVLRTALFAGGDTDTIACMACSIAEVYYKIPDNLVEFAYSRMDLPLKKPLKSFLTLLKEKNKLNDNLKKVLILLENEKI
- a CDS encoding DUF4299 family protein, which gives rise to MSEIFLLNSNKKISIKKILKLTGEFDSFKFQDIPDYDVDFDEKVEDYNKDLEIKDKEEDYKILSRINVGNNHPYFLSQEIIDALFFDKNNYSDERKIINNYEENNAELSMDENLLEYPLSAIGAVRIWKKNCIRGFEVFYDRFFSNYGVRIFSPCARKDWEEAIKYIIKLSKILNTDIRTEDGEIYARENIENYPYDKSILAGLNYLSNHISAFIDTNINYIFFNKEIVEKIKKSKDQIKTFEQTVYMIKKELDKKEAERFERKELKSISYTIYENKEVILFLNPNLDFFNRNLSEKSQYKIDFALSIKDTQNKYFLSNSVEYNTFIKMLPKDSYRYIDARRILVKPLKKEDMYLLSKKCYKEFIRLGGKNDRSDNWRCYWKFL
- a CDS encoding formylglycine-generating enzyme family protein — its product is MREDMVFVKGGKYKLFENNNIEVETFDLEVSKYLVTQKLWTDVMGRNPSLVEDILGMKPVENITWWHTLQFCNKLSELEGLKPVYDLSQIKSAKLYINQLDDEKSINYYEDFLINKNGKIGDFSKTEGYRLPTSIEWEWFAGGGQKAINKGTFGHIFHKSDNLDQIAWYRYNSLLTTHNIAEKIPNELGIFDCIGNVYEWCHNQRYEFKNFKEEKGSTFDNMYKVIMGGSFYSDPKDFYPFIFSYPSISSCMDIGFRFVKTFRGKYE